From a region of the Canis lupus dingo isolate Sandy chromosome 5, ASM325472v2, whole genome shotgun sequence genome:
- the XAF1 gene encoding XIAP-associated factor 1 isoform X1 — translation MDDHEPHQQATEYLERPMEHGFHELAGHLSALGLHEPHGASCRELCPDCGQPIGLRVCRREQARLSTGTRISPPEHDFYCRYCNQAIPGNKDFGRMDKRHLVPELEKCFPVGKPGIPPAPLPSHTAQEQTSKAEKDVRPKIKKRNRCPLPSQNSTKQAARGANRTTTLPLPLRLGHHDPRLTFPAEDEEAYSTLGGCSCCGILLPQPILSQHQVPSPLSSASPSAFWTACPET, via the exons ATGGACGACCATGAGCCCCACCAGCAG GCCACGGAATACTTGGAGCGCCCCATGGAGCATGGATTCCACGAGCTGGCTGGGCACCTCAGCGCCCTGGGCCTACATGAGCCCCACGGTGCCAGCTGCAGGGAGCTGTGCCCAGACTGCGGCCAGCCCATTGGGCTCCGGGTGTGTCGGAGAGAACAGGCCCGGCTCAGCACAG GGACGAGAATTTCACCTCCTGAACATGACTTCTACTGTCGTTATTGCAACCAGGCGATCCCAGGAAATAAGGACTTCGGCCGGATG GATAAGCGTCATCTGGTCCCAGAGCTTGAGAAATGCTTTCCAGTTGGGAAGCCAGGAAtacctcctgctcccctccccagtcACACCGCTCAAGAGCAGACCTCCAAGGCAGAAAAGGATGTCCGTCcgaaaatcaaaaagagaaacaggTGTCCTCTTCCTTCTCAAAATTCAACAAAGCAAGCAGCAAGAGGTGCAAACAGAACCACGACCCTGCCTTTGCCTCTGAGGTTGGGGCACCACGACCCCAGGCTCACCTTCCCCGCAGAAGACGAGGAGGCCTATAGCACTCTGGGAGGGTGTTCTTGCTGTGGCATCCTGCTCCCCCAGCCCATCCTAAGTCAACACCAGGTACCCAGCCCTCTGTCCTCTGCTTCCCCATCAGCCTTCTGGACAGCGTGTCCAGAAACCTGA
- the XAF1 gene encoding XIAP-associated factor 1 isoform X2 → MDDHEPHQQATEYLERPMEHGFHELAGHLSALGLHEPHGASCRELCPDCGQPIGLRVCRREQARLSTGTRISPPEHDFYCRYCNQAIPGNKDFGRMDKRHLVPELEKCFPVGKPGIPPAPLPSHTAQEQTSKAEKDVRPKIKKRNRCPLPSQNSTKQAARGANRTTTLPLPLRLGHHDPRLTFPAEDEEAYSTLGGCSCCGILLPQPILSQHQERCWWLASSRGTHRTGSG, encoded by the exons ATGGACGACCATGAGCCCCACCAGCAG GCCACGGAATACTTGGAGCGCCCCATGGAGCATGGATTCCACGAGCTGGCTGGGCACCTCAGCGCCCTGGGCCTACATGAGCCCCACGGTGCCAGCTGCAGGGAGCTGTGCCCAGACTGCGGCCAGCCCATTGGGCTCCGGGTGTGTCGGAGAGAACAGGCCCGGCTCAGCACAG GGACGAGAATTTCACCTCCTGAACATGACTTCTACTGTCGTTATTGCAACCAGGCGATCCCAGGAAATAAGGACTTCGGCCGGATG GATAAGCGTCATCTGGTCCCAGAGCTTGAGAAATGCTTTCCAGTTGGGAAGCCAGGAAtacctcctgctcccctccccagtcACACCGCTCAAGAGCAGACCTCCAAGGCAGAAAAGGATGTCCGTCcgaaaatcaaaaagagaaacaggTGTCCTCTTCCTTCTCAAAATTCAACAAAGCAAGCAGCAAGAGGTGCAAACAGAACCACGACCCTGCCTTTGCCTCTGAGGTTGGGGCACCACGACCCCAGGCTCACCTTCCCCGCAGAAGACGAGGAGGCCTATAGCACTCTGGGAGGGTGTTCTTGCTGTGGCATCCTGCTCCCCCAGCCCATCCTAAGTCAACACCAG
- the XAF1 gene encoding XIAP-associated factor 1 isoform X3, with product MDDHEPHQQATEYLERPMEHGFHELAGHLSALGLHEPHGASCRELCPDCGQPIGLRVCRREQARLSTGTRISPPEHDFYCRYCNQAIPGNKDFGRMDKRHLVPELEKCFPVGKPGIPPAPLPSHTAQEQTSKAEKDVRPKIKKRNRRDAGG from the exons ATGGACGACCATGAGCCCCACCAGCAG GCCACGGAATACTTGGAGCGCCCCATGGAGCATGGATTCCACGAGCTGGCTGGGCACCTCAGCGCCCTGGGCCTACATGAGCCCCACGGTGCCAGCTGCAGGGAGCTGTGCCCAGACTGCGGCCAGCCCATTGGGCTCCGGGTGTGTCGGAGAGAACAGGCCCGGCTCAGCACAG GGACGAGAATTTCACCTCCTGAACATGACTTCTACTGTCGTTATTGCAACCAGGCGATCCCAGGAAATAAGGACTTCGGCCGGATG GATAAGCGTCATCTGGTCCCAGAGCTTGAGAAATGCTTTCCAGTTGGGAAGCCAGGAAtacctcctgctcccctccccagtcACACCGCTCAAGAGCAGACCTCCAAGGCAGAAAAGGATGTCCGTCcgaaaatcaaaaagagaaacag